Proteins found in one Pseudomonas mosselii genomic segment:
- a CDS encoding catalase gives MSKILTTASGAPVADNQNSRSAGPRGPLLLDDFHLIEKLAHFNRENIPERRVHAKGSGAYGTFTVTRDITELTSAKLFDSIGKQTETFLRFSTVGGERGSADTERDPRGFAVKFYTEEGNWDIVGNNTPVFFIRDPLKFPDFIHTQKRHPQTNLKNAQMMWDFWSHSPEALHQVTILFSDRGIPDGYRHMHGFGSHTYSLINAKGECTWVKWHFKTQQGIKNLAPAEAARLAGSDPDYAQRDLFQAIERGDFPRWTVCIQVMSEAEAASRDENPFDVTKTWSQKDYPLIEVGVLELNRNPLNYFAEVEQAAFGPSNMVPGVGLSPDRMLQGRVFAYADAHRYRVGTNHQHLPVNAPRCPVHSYQRDGSMATGAYGSAPNYEPNSYTDAPKQSPRHAEPALALNGSAHRYDHREDNDYYSHAGALFRLMNDEQKALLIGNIAGAMAGVSEDVIQRQLQYFFKADPAYGEGIAKALGMNLG, from the coding sequence ATGAGCAAGATTCTCACCACCGCAAGCGGCGCGCCCGTAGCCGACAACCAGAATTCCCGTTCCGCAGGCCCTCGCGGCCCGCTGCTGCTCGACGATTTCCACCTGATCGAGAAGCTCGCCCACTTCAACCGCGAGAATATCCCCGAGCGTCGCGTGCACGCCAAGGGCTCCGGCGCCTACGGCACCTTCACCGTCACCCGCGATATTACCGAACTCACCAGTGCCAAACTGTTCGACAGCATCGGCAAGCAGACCGAAACGTTCTTGCGCTTCTCCACCGTGGGTGGCGAACGCGGCTCGGCGGACACCGAGCGCGACCCGCGTGGTTTCGCGGTGAAGTTCTACACCGAGGAAGGCAACTGGGACATCGTCGGCAACAACACGCCGGTGTTCTTCATTCGTGATCCGCTGAAGTTCCCCGACTTCATCCACACCCAGAAGCGCCACCCGCAGACCAACCTGAAGAACGCGCAGATGATGTGGGACTTCTGGTCGCACTCGCCCGAGGCGTTGCATCAGGTCACCATCCTGTTCTCCGACCGCGGCATCCCGGACGGCTACCGCCATATGCACGGTTTCGGCAGCCACACCTACAGCCTGATCAACGCCAAGGGTGAGTGCACTTGGGTCAAGTGGCACTTCAAGACCCAGCAGGGGATCAAGAACCTGGCGCCGGCCGAGGCCGCCCGACTGGCGGGCAGCGACCCGGACTACGCCCAGCGCGACCTGTTCCAGGCCATCGAGCGCGGTGACTTCCCGCGTTGGACCGTGTGCATCCAGGTGATGAGCGAAGCCGAGGCCGCCAGCCGTGACGAGAACCCCTTCGACGTGACCAAGACCTGGTCGCAGAAGGACTACCCGTTGATCGAGGTCGGCGTGCTGGAACTCAACCGCAACCCGCTCAACTACTTCGCCGAAGTCGAGCAGGCGGCGTTCGGTCCCAGCAACATGGTGCCCGGGGTCGGCCTGTCGCCGGACCGCATGCTGCAGGGCCGGGTGTTCGCCTATGCCGATGCTCACCGCTACCGCGTAGGCACCAACCACCAGCACTTGCCGGTCAATGCGCCACGTTGCCCGGTGCACAGCTACCAGCGCGATGGTTCCATGGCCACCGGCGCCTACGGCAGTGCTCCGAACTACGAGCCCAACAGCTACACGGATGCACCGAAACAGTCGCCGCGCCATGCAGAGCCGGCATTGGCCCTGAACGGTTCGGCGCACCGCTACGACCACCGCGAAGACAACGACTACTACAGCCACGCCGGCGCGCTGTTCCGCCTGATGAATGATGAACAGAAGGCGCTGTTGATCGGCAACATCGCCGGCGCCATGGCGGGGGTCAGCGAGGACGTTATCCAGCGTCAGTTGCAGTACTTCTTCAAGGCCGACCCGGCTTATGGAGAAGGGATTGCTAAGGCCCTGGGGATGAATCTTGGCTAA
- the rplQ gene encoding 50S ribosomal protein L17, with translation MRHRKSGRHLSRTSSHRKAMFQNMAVSLIEHELIKTTLPKAKELRRVAEPLITLAKEDSVANRRLAFDRTRSKSAVGKLFNDLGKRYATRQGGYLRILKCGFRAGDNAPMAYVELVDRPVGGAVEAAE, from the coding sequence ATGCGTCATCGTAAAAGTGGACGTCACCTGAGCCGTACCAGCTCTCACCGCAAGGCTATGTTCCAGAACATGGCAGTGTCGCTGATCGAGCACGAGCTGATCAAAACCACCCTGCCGAAAGCCAAGGAACTGCGCCGCGTTGCCGAGCCGCTGATCACCCTGGCCAAGGAAGACAGCGTCGCCAACCGTCGTCTGGCCTTCGACCGTACCCGTTCGAAGTCCGCCGTTGGCAAACTGTTCAACGATCTGGGCAAGCGTTACGCCACCCGTCAGGGCGGCTACCTGCGCATCCTGAAGTGCGGTTTCCGCGCTGGCGACAACGCGCCTATGGCGTACGTCGAGCTGGTTGATCGTCCGGTCGGTGGTGCTGTAGAAGCTGCCGAGTAA
- a CDS encoding DNA-directed RNA polymerase subunit alpha, with translation MQISVNEFLTPRHIDVQVVSPTRAKITLEPLERGFGHTLGNALRRILLSSMPGCAVVEAEIDGVLHEYSAIEGVQEDVIEILLNLKGLAIKLHGRDEVTLTLSKKGSGVVTAADIQLDHDVEIVNPDHVIANLASNGALNMKLTVARGRGYEPADSRQTDEDESRSIGRLQLDASFSPVRRIAYVVENARVEQRTNLDKLVIDLETNGTLDPEEAIRRAATILQQQLAAFVDLKGDSEPVVVEQEDEIDPILLRPVDDLELTVRSANCLKAENIYYIGDLIQRTEVELLKTPNLGKKSLTEIKDVLASRGLSLGMRLDNWPPASLKKDDKATA, from the coding sequence ATGCAGATTTCGGTAAATGAGTTTCTGACACCCCGTCACATCGACGTGCAGGTTGTCAGTCCAACCCGCGCCAAGATCACGCTCGAGCCTCTCGAGCGTGGCTTCGGCCATACCCTGGGCAACGCGCTGCGCCGCATCCTGTTGTCCTCCATGCCTGGCTGTGCAGTAGTCGAGGCCGAGATCGACGGCGTACTCCATGAGTACTCCGCGATCGAAGGTGTTCAGGAAGACGTCATTGAAATCCTGTTGAACCTGAAAGGCCTGGCTATCAAACTGCACGGTCGTGACGAAGTTACGCTGACCTTGTCGAAAAAGGGTTCGGGGGTGGTTACCGCTGCCGATATTCAGCTGGATCACGATGTCGAGATCGTCAACCCCGATCACGTAATCGCGAACCTGGCGTCCAACGGCGCCCTGAACATGAAGCTCACCGTAGCTCGTGGTCGCGGTTACGAGCCGGCCGACTCCCGTCAGACCGACGAAGACGAAAGCCGCAGCATTGGCCGTCTCCAGCTGGACGCTTCGTTCAGCCCGGTGCGTCGTATCGCCTACGTGGTCGAGAACGCCCGTGTTGAACAGCGTACCAACCTGGACAAGCTGGTCATCGATCTGGAAACCAACGGTACTCTGGATCCTGAAGAGGCTATCCGTCGTGCCGCGACCATCCTGCAACAGCAGCTGGCCGCGTTCGTCGACCTCAAAGGTGACAGCGAGCCGGTTGTGGTCGAGCAGGAAGACGAGATCGATCCGATCCTGCTGCGCCCGGTTGACGACCTGGAACTGACCGTACGTTCGGCCAACTGCCTCAAGGCGGAGAACATCTACTACATCGGCGACCTGATTCAGCGTACCGAAGTAGAGCTGTTGAAGACTCCTAACCTGGGCAAGAAGTCCCTGACTGAAATCAAGGACGTCCTGGCCTCCCGTGGTCTTTCCCTCGGCATGCGCCTCGACAACTGGCCGCCTGCAAGTCTTAAGAAAGACGACAAGGCGACTGCCTGA
- the rpsD gene encoding 30S ribosomal protein S4: MARYIGPKCKLSRREGTDLFLKSGVRALESKCNIEAAPGIHGQRRGRQSDYGTQLREKQKVRRIYGVLERQFRGYYQAAASKKGATGENLLQLLECRLDNVVYRMGFGSTRSESRQLVSHKAISVNGKTVNIPSYQVRPGDVVSVREKSLNQLRIVQALELCAQRGRVEWVDVDAAKKSGVFKNVPARSDLSADINENLIVELYSK, encoded by the coding sequence ATGGCACGTTACATTGGTCCAAAATGCAAACTGTCTCGCCGTGAAGGCACTGACCTGTTCCTGAAGAGCGGCGTTCGCGCTCTGGAATCGAAGTGCAACATCGAAGCAGCCCCAGGTATCCACGGCCAGCGCCGTGGCCGTCAGTCCGACTACGGTACCCAGCTGCGCGAGAAACAAAAAGTCCGTCGTATCTACGGTGTTCTGGAGCGTCAGTTCCGCGGTTACTACCAAGCTGCTGCCTCGAAAAAAGGCGCAACCGGTGAGAACCTGCTGCAACTGCTCGAGTGCCGTCTGGATAACGTCGTCTACCGTATGGGCTTCGGCTCGACTCGTTCCGAGTCCCGCCAGCTGGTTTCGCACAAAGCGATCAGCGTCAACGGTAAGACTGTGAACATTCCATCCTACCAAGTTCGTCCGGGTGACGTGGTCTCGGTTCGCGAGAAGTCGCTGAACCAGCTGCGCATTGTTCAAGCCCTTGAACTGTGCGCCCAGCGTGGCCGCGTTGAGTGGGTTGATGTGGATGCTGCTAAAAAGTCGGGCGTTTTCAAGAACGTTCCTGCTCGCAGCGACCTGTCCGCCGACATCAACGAAAACCTGATTGTCGAGCTCTACTCCAAGTAA
- the rpsK gene encoding 30S ribosomal protein S11, which produces MAKPAARPRKKVKKTVVDGIAHIHASFNNTIVTITDRQGNALSWATSGGSGFRGSRKSTPFAAQIAAERAGQAALEYGLKNLDVNVKGPGPGRESAVRALNSCGYKIASITDVTPIPHNGCRPPKKRRV; this is translated from the coding sequence ATGGCAAAACCTGCTGCTCGTCCTCGTAAAAAAGTCAAAAAGACAGTGGTTGATGGCATCGCCCACATCCATGCGTCTTTCAACAACACCATCGTGACCATCACCGACCGTCAGGGCAACGCACTGTCCTGGGCTACTTCCGGTGGTTCGGGTTTCCGTGGTTCGCGCAAATCCACCCCGTTCGCAGCCCAGATCGCTGCTGAGCGTGCTGGTCAAGCTGCGCTGGAATATGGTCTGAAGAACCTCGACGTCAACGTCAAGGGTCCAGGTCCAGGTCGTGAATCCGCCGTTCGTGCACTGAACAGCTGCGGCTACAAGATCGCCAGCATCACCGACGTGACGCCAATCCCGCACAACGGGTGCCGTCCGCCGAAGAAGCGTCGCGTGTAA
- the rpsM gene encoding 30S ribosomal protein S13 has protein sequence MARIAGVNIPDNKHTVISLTYIYGVGRTTAQKICADAGVNPAAKIKDLSDEQIETLRGEVAKFTTEGDLRRDINMKIKRLMDLGCYRGLRHRKGLPVRGQRTKTNARTRKGPRKPIRK, from the coding sequence ATGGCCCGTATTGCAGGCGTCAACATTCCAGATAACAAGCATACTGTTATCTCGCTGACCTACATCTATGGTGTCGGTCGCACTACCGCGCAGAAAATCTGTGCGGACGCTGGTGTAAACCCAGCCGCTAAGATCAAGGATCTGAGCGACGAGCAAATCGAAACCCTGCGTGGCGAAGTCGCGAAGTTCACCACCGAAGGTGACCTGCGCCGTGACATCAACATGAAGATCAAGCGCTTGATGGACCTGGGTTGCTACCGCGGCCTGCGTCATCGTAAAGGTCTGCCGGTTCGCGGTCAGCGCACCAAGACCAACGCACGCACCCGTAAGGGCCCGCGTAAGCCGATCCGCAAGTAA
- the rpmJ gene encoding 50S ribosomal protein L36 — MKVRASVKKLCRNCKIIRREGIVRVICSAEPRHKQRQG, encoded by the coding sequence ATGAAAGTTCGTGCATCGGTGAAAAAGCTGTGCCGCAACTGCAAGATCATTCGTCGCGAAGGTATCGTGCGCGTGATCTGCAGCGCGGAACCGCGTCACAAGCAGCGCCAAGGCTGA